gctgaggttggccttgaacttgtgatccttctgtctccatcccaCTCCATATGCTGGTATGACCGGTATGAGCCACACGTCTAATCCACTCTGCCACCCTACAGTGGAAAGGCAGCAAACAGAGCGTCACTTGTTAATGTTTAAAGAAGGATTTCAACCTGCTCATTTCAGTGCAGAATGTAGATAAGTCTGGTTTTAGATTGTGCTTCAAATATTTGCCAGTGTTCTCAGCGCGGGTTAAACCGTGGTGACGCTGGTGCTTCGGGACACCGGACGTCTAGAATGCTACGGCGGTGGCTTTCATTTTTAAGGAAGAAATCCCTCTGCTTCCTACTGCCTACTGCGATCTGAGTTCCATTACATCCTATGTATACCCATCTGCCTGTCACCTGTGTAGTCCCCGGTGGCAGTGGAGGGACCAAGTGGgcacgaggccagcctggattaaaGGCTAAAACACACAACTCTCTGGTGACCTTGAGTCTGGCAACTTTGAGTCTTTCCCTTCTGACTCTCCCTGTGCCCTAGGagtctgctttctgtttcaaCCCCAAGTTCCAAGGCTGGCGTGCCGTATGGCTGTTCTCATCTATCCTACCCCGCTCCCCTTTGTCCCTCCTCTGTCCTGTTCCGCTGCCGTTTGAGAAAATGATGACTCAGGCGGTAAAGAGTGCGGTGCCcaaacatgagggcctgagtcAGAACCCCACGGATATATGTAAAAAGACAGGCATGgcgacacacacctgtaatctctaATCTCAGAGCAAGGGAAACAGGGACAAAAAGATCTCTAGGACTTGCTGGGCAACTAGCTTAGCCAGATCAGTGAGCTCCGGGTTTCACAAGAGTTCCTGTCATAAAAGATATGGCAGTGAGATAGCTTATCCCGTGGAGACACTTGCCACCgtgtctgatgacctgaattcaatctctaGGACTTACTTACTGGAAGGAAGAACTGACTTCAGCAAGCCATCCTGTGACTGCCACAAGCAATCTGTGTGCAccccccataaataaataattgcaatttaaaaaatagaaattaacgGAGGAAGACACCCCgtgttggcctctggcctctacatgaatgtgcacatatgtgcatagacacacacatatgtacaagcTACTCTGCTGTCTCTGTGGGGCCTGGCTACACTGGCTGCCCAAGGAAGGTTTGACTCCCACGGCATGAACCGCCTCTGCCTCAGGTGCTCTCCGTCTTTCTCTGGCAGGGACACCAGCTTGTGGAGAAAGTGTTGGCACAATGAGTATTCCCCCCAGGCCTGATCGCTGGCACCGACTTCACTAGGAATGTTTATGGTAGAATCTCTATTGCTCACAGCCGCAGATTAGAACTCCTGGCTCCTTGGCAGTGCCAGCTTGTTAAAGTCAGCCTGGGCCCAGTGGTGGGTCACAGTGTCCTCCAGAAGACGGCTGTGTTGTACTCTATGGACTCTGGAACCGTGTGGTTCAGGTCTGAATTACTGATGGCTGACTCTCAGGCGGTTCTGCTCCTACGGCGGAAGACAGCTCAGGCAGGCAAAGCCGCTGAGTGCGGGTCAGGGCTCTCAGGGTGACTGCAGGCCTCCTCCGTGTCTCAGCTCTGCTCACTGCTTGGTGGCCCCATCTAATAGCTCTGTCTTCAGCATTTCCAGGCATGGCCACACCTTCAAAGTCTGCTGGAATCCAGTCCCTGGGACCAGAGCAGGTGTAGCTCACTAGCAGCAGGCCTGTGGTCAGGAGCAAGACGTATGAGTGAAGGGCTGGCCAGAGGCCACTCTGGGTCAGAGGAGGCTGATCGCAGTGGTGGACTGTGTGGGCACTGAACGTTCATGTAGGAATTTCGACAGATGAGGGAGCAGGTAAAGGTTTTCTAACAAGAAATTCTCTTCACAGAATAGACCCAGCAGCGAGACGTCCTCTCAGCCACCTCTTCTGCTTCTACCTGCTGTGCTGCCAAAGCCCTCCGCACCAGGCTGGAGATGCCCCAGCACGGGATGGGGGACAAGCATTTCCTTTCCCTCCCGAAGCACCTCTTGGCCAGTGCGTCCTCTGCCACAGACAGCGGCTGTGACACTCCACCCAGCAGCAGGGCGTCCCCGGCCTCCTTGCGCTCTGCCCACAGCCCCCTGGACTCCTCCAGCCAACTCCTGTTCAAGCCCCAGGCTGAGAAGCGGAATAGCCAGATAGCCCGTGAGGTGAAGTACAAGTCTGCAGGACCAAAGAACACGCTGTGTGGTTGGCGAGCCTTCACCCCCCAGTGCTTGCAGGTCTTCAACACCCCCAAgggcttcctcttcttcctgtgtgCAGCCTCCTTCCTTCAGGGCATGATCGTGAATGGCTTTATCAACACCGTCATCACCTCCATCGAGCAGCGCTTCGACTTGCACAGCTACCAGAGCGGGCTCATCGCCAGCTCCTACGACAtcgccgcctgcctctgcctcaccttcGTCAGCTACTTTGGGGGCCAGGGGCACAAGCCACGCTGGCTGGGCTGGGGCGTGCTGGTCCTGGGCATCGGCTCCCTGGTATTTGCACTGCCCCATTTCACCGCTGGCCACTATGAGGTGAAGATGGATGAGAAGGTGGGGACCGGGGCGTGTCTGGGCAACGGGAGTCACGTGGAGTGTATGGACTCGGGCCTGTCCAGCTACCGGCTGGTCTTCATGCTGGGCCAGCTACTGCATGGTGTGGGCGCCACCCCTCTCTACACACTGGGTGTCACCTACCTGGATGAGAATGTCAAGTCAAACTATTCGCCCATCTATATTGGTGAGTGGGGCTCTCCAAGGAATCAGGATGGGTAGGCGGAAGGGACCAGATTGTGACATTGGTGGAATGAAGTGGATACCTTCTAAGAGCCTGGCTAGGTGATCTTATGCCCCTCCCTTGGTCATATGACCCAGGGGCCCCTAACTTGAAGTGGCACAGCCAACagggttttatgagacaggggaACAGATGTTGACTTCTCTAAGAAGCCCTGCAGGGACTTCAAGCCAGAAATCTCGGCACTGGCCCACACTAGGCAGGGTCTGCTCAGGTACCCCCACGTCCTCAGGCAGAGCTAGGGCAGGGCATGCTGGCACTGAGCCTCTGTGTGGTTTGGAAGGAGTCCTATGCAAAGGTAAGTGGGCAGGAATCAAGCCCAGCTccctgtgtgttctgtgtatacTCTGAGCCCGGCTCCCGAGGTGGTAAATCAGTGATGAGAATTCAGGAATGCTGAGACTTTGAGGCAAAGCCACAACACAGCTCATAGTTTCTATATCGTGGCCTGTGACCTTCAAGGCAATTGGTGTGTGTAGCTAATGTCGCTGTCTACCCAAGTGGCCTTGGCTGAGGCTCCTGTTGGGGGCAGATGCAACAGGGAGCTCAGCATTCATTGCAGGCTCCGCTTTTTCCTGCAAACAGCCCTCGCTTCTGGCTGTACCCACTTATGCCCGCCTTTCCAGTTCCTCCTTTATGGACACTGCCCTCCCTCACCATGCAAAGCGGAGTCGTGGTATATCTGCTTTCGTATGAGTGCAAACGACATCCAAAGTGCACTTCTGGGGACGTTTTAAGAGCCGATGACTAAATGTCATTCCCAGCTGAGTCTGCGCAGACACACTCTGACCTAAAGGGGTTCACGGTGGAGCTGTAGACACGGGAGCATGGCGGGGGCATCTCTTAGGAGGGCCCACCGCGTGGTGTGTGACGGCTGCACACTCCCTTTGCCTTTTAGCCATCTTTTACACGGCGGCCATCCTTGGACCTGCGGCGGGCTACCTGATTGGAGGAGCCATGCTAAACATTTACACGGACCTGAGCCAACGGTGAGTAACGGGGTATATCCGCCTGCCTTCCTCAGCACCCAGGATGCTGTGGGCCCCAAAGGATGTCTGATAtacaataggaggctagagcagGGAAATCTGGGCTGATCTTGGCTACGGGGGCTGGGGGTGTGCAGGGGCTTTGAGGACATAACCCTGGGAGGTGGGAAACATAGAGGGGGGTGGGTTCAAGTTTACATGATTCTGAAGCCCTGACCTGACCGTGTGTCTTCAGGCTCTTAAAGTGACAGGCACTGCGTCTATATCTTCAGTATCTAATTTTTGTAAACATAAATGGGAGAGTGAGGAGTtagaaggatggagggaggcagAGCGGGGAGGCTGGGGTGGCCCTGCTGGCTACTGTTCAGCAAGGCTGTGCAGGTGGCCTGGCCCTGTGTCCTGTCACGGAAGGGCAGCTCTTGCTGAGTTTTCCTGGTGGCTGTGCTGGGTCTTGGGCACCACTCCACCTTGGGACTTTCTCTGCAGATGGCGCCAGCGAGGTTTCTAGTGCTCTGCCCCCTCACAATGCCGCCTCTAGCCCTGGGTTGATTCTGTGGGGTCAAGGGTGCGTGTTCTATGCAGAGCCTGAGGTAGGTCAAGGCTCGTGTCCCCGGATCTGGATGTCTCGTGCCCCGTGGGCTCTGGGTTCTGAGTCGCTCTGAACATGGGGGTGGGAGCATGAGCCAGGCATCGGGGCAGCTTCCTGTTATACCAGCGCATAGGGGTTTACACTGCTGCCCTGGCCTTGCTGCCTAGTCCTTtatccatccttcctctgccCTTGAGCCTGCCAtccctccacccctgcctcccCTGCACTCTTCCCTTCCCAGGTATGAAATCCCACTGGCCAGTTGCTCCCTTCCCAtcactttttctctttaatttgagAGCCCCCCTCTCTCCTGCTATGCAGATGGCAGTTGGACGCCTAATGGTTCCTGTGTGGGTAGCTCAGTGAACTCCAGCTGAGCCCTCTGTCCCCTGAGCTCTGTGGCCCTGAGGATGACAGCTGGCTGGGGAGGGACACCAGCTGTTACTTGAAGCTCCTGTCCCCAATGAGCCTGGCCCCCAGGGTCTCAGTTTGAGGCCCAGATGCAGCTTCCCTGGGTTCAGGAGTCAGGATCTGAGGAGCTGCTCTCTTAGTGAGTGGCCAGTCTGAGGGAGAGGTGAACACAGGACTGTAGCTCCATGGGCCTCTGTTGCCCTCTGCACAGAGATCCTAGGGGGAGTGAGCACCCCATGCATGTGCTGGAAAGGGCATGGGTGACCGGTCAGTAATCCAAGGACCACGGCTTCTCCCAACAGGACAGAGCTGACCACTgacagcccactgtgggttggCGCCTGGTGGATTGGCTTCGTGGGAGCCGGGATCATTGCCTTCCTCATCGCCATCCCCATCCTTGGCTATCCCCGACAGCTGCCAGGTGAGCTCTCTGACCTGGTACACGGGTCCCCTTCTCCCTGCCATTTCCACTAAGGGGGAGTGGAATCTTCGAacactgtctcctctctatgTGGAGAGCAAGGTTGGCAAAACCAGCCTGCTACCCCCTCCTGTGTCTCCTCCAGAAATGACCCCCTCGCTTCCCTTCTACTGAGCCCACAGGGCCCTCTACTCTCATATCTGCAATCCTGTCCCGTGACAACCTCGCCTTCAGGCCTTAGATTGCAATGCTGCATACGTGCCCGCATGCCATGTTCTCAGGTCTTGAGGGGGTGGAGGAGCCAGTGTGGGGGCAGCCTCCATGGAATACGCGGTGTCCTCTAGAAGCTGTAGCTCTCTACCAACTCTGTCCCTGCAGGCTCCCAGCGCTACGTCGTTATGAGAACAACTGAGACCCAGCAGCTGAAAGACCATGGCCACAGAGCAGTGAGCAACCCGGCTTTCGGCAAGACTGTCAGAGACCTGCCCCTGTAaggagtgtgcgtgtgtgtttgtgtgtgtgcgcgcgtgtatgtgtgtgtgaggcctCTGAGGCCCTCCCCAAAGAGCCCCTCAGGCAGAGTTGGCCACTCTTGCCTTTTCACTGGGTATCACATATGCATTCACTACCAGAAGCTTCGAGGAGCTGCAGTTCTGAACcagacacaggacagagaaccACAGATGCAGAGGCCTCTCCCAATTCCTGCCTCTCTCACTGAccagtccctccctcccctgggGTGGTCTTTTCCAGGCTTTCTCTCTTATTCTATTCCccctttcctgtctgtctgtctgacccgGCTCTGCTCTCTGTATGTATCAAGCAAGGTACAGTCTCTGAACTACTGGGGTCTTAGAGAATGATGCGGATTCATATGTTCTGATCTACCAGTTGGGAGCTGAGGGCTATTGTGGGCGGGGCTGAGTTTCACAGCCTGCTATAACACGGGGAGGGCAAGGgtaccccctcccccagagatcCCAGAGGAACAAGGTGAGGCTGGAGAAGGTGGTGGTGCAAGGCCTCACAGGCTTTGATCTTCTTACTGCTCACCTAGGAGCTAGTAGGGGCTGCCTACTTAAGAGGCCTGAGTGTTGTCAaaggctgctagttcatttcccagtcactcagactcaaataatcacacagaaactatattaattgcaatactgtctggtcaatagcttaaacatatttctggctagctcttataacttaaattaacccatttctattaatctttgtatcaccacgtggctgtggcttactgcgTAAAATTTCCTCCTGTGTCTGGCATGTCTCAGGCAGgcctacatagcttctctctgactctgcctactttctgtatatatctctttcagcctggctttactctgataAGCTATTGCTGAAAGAAGCTTCTTAAttagccaatggcaataaaacatattcacaggatacatcaccttccctttcctgtctaaataaaaggaaaagttttaactttaacaaagcaagattacatatagcaaaacagatatcaagcaagaattatagttacaacatttatatctactttatcttttatcataactaaggaaaactataactatctattcttcaatccCACCAaaacttcagaaggatataatattacctaagttagcaggaagtacattgttagccacttacaaaactctagaattaacagagacatctcattgcctggacagtcacccaaagttcttctgtatcattggagcatccatcttcagcctacaggcccatagttcctggaagactttcccatgaagcaggaaatttgaagatctgtttggCTTTGTAATGTCAAAGTCCagcagttactttcttctgtgtccttcagaatgtctggcagactctttcacgtagcagaaaccctgaaggactgtctcgccttctttaggcaagttcagtcatttctctgtaggtcctgtatgtccagttcatacagcatagcatcaaacagtccaggcaagaacagtttcttgcccaaatgtctaaccaattccataacaagtttctttgatgcccattattcTCTTGAAgcagcttggtgctgccaggagcagatgtgtctcattgacatgaaaagtctaagttcttaaaacatttttaaatgccatattctgaaggtctctgaaagttttgaagaatacctctctaactgaaatatatctctatatatctagaaaaactTAACTAACacgactacaaacttgactattatagatggctatctattaacctgtatttcttaattatacattacatttttaattgaactgtacaaacacaataccttaatcaagagaagaaatatatatatatatatatatatatatatatatatatcttaaatttgtaccaataaaccaagatccataccaaagcaaatctctatagcatatcccccccctttttaaaaatatttatttatttatttattatgtatacagtatacagtattctgtctgtgtgtatgtctgcagaccagaagagggcagcagacctcattacagatggttgtgagccaccatgtggttgccgggaattgaactcatgacctttggaagagcaggcaatgctcttaaccactgagccatctctccagcccagcatatccccctttaaatgtaaacaatatttgggaatttggccatagttctctccaaactgctttctgcttttgttgggtgaagtaattttgagGGATGTTCACAAAGACCTTTGCTGGgggagtcttggtccatcaaaccacattagtctagaagaaTTCCACAGATTTTtatcctctatggaaacaaaagaagaacctcttttccaaagcaacaaatccttagacctaaattttaaagtcaagatacctttaaaatatatatgttggtttagcttaacagcccatacaatgaaatatctctacacttagctcattcacagttaaaaaatcaaagaaaacacaataatatacataatccagatgctctgtgtatattccatctttatgtggcttattttcctttacttctttaatctatgacagtCTGTAATCTGTCTCTAAGTATTTTGGTTTAAaattatttgcttctttttatgactctctatacttattttcttctctctcccaagcctacctaCATTTATGCAACTCTGTGATCCACTGAGAGaactttttatctgaatctgtctttattgtgtatctgtaatcattttctgatcaGAAGTGCCTTTTTattgctaagcaggcatggctaggatcACCTCCATGGTCTTGGCTGTTGGCTCTgcctagtccaacatggcagaggcctATTCACTACCTCTGAGACTGCGGGGTGGGAGCCACGCTCACCACCACAACTCTGGCAAACaattggcccatgctgccactgAGTAACTTGCATCacgctgctcacaaaccccattcaaatgcttggcctcctgaaagagccagagtatGTGTTGGCAGCATGGCCCTGGAAGCCGCTGTTCTGAAaccatgtgttttgttttatttttttctgctaccactgaatcaggaagacttcTTTTAAAGGAGCTatggcatgccaccagcaaacagagcccatccagaAAAAAAGTGGCTAAACTTCGCTTTTTTgtgtgcctagaattcctttccaagctctctcaggttttacgtggatttagctagcacatgttGGCGCCAATTTGTTGtcggaggccgcttgtttgtttccccgccactcagacccaaataatcacacagaaactatattgattgcAATgctgctcagccaatagcttaaacatttctggctaactcttatatcttaaattaacccatttctactaatctgtgtatcaccacgtggctgtggtacCCGGTAGAGTTCCCTCCTGTGTCAGGCATGTCTCGGGCAGgcctacatagcttctctctgactctgcctactctctttatatatctctttcagcctggctttactctgttaagctactggccgaaagcagcttctttattaccaatggtaataaaacatattcacagcatacatcacctcccacatctgCTGAGCCCCAGGCATGACTGGACTGGCTGAAGGCCTGCTAACCATGGTCTTAAAATTGGCCTCTCCTCACCCCAATAGCAGAGCTGTCTGGTGAAGCATAACATGGCATGAGCTTTGCCCAACTCTCCCCATGGATCTCTTACCAAGTACTATACAGTAAGAGGTTCATGCCCAGGGCTAGTGTCTGAAGCCAGGTGCTGGAACTAACAAGTACAGGAATGTGTGCCTCCTTCACAGTCATGA
The Microtus pennsylvanicus isolate mMicPen1 chromosome 2, mMicPen1.hap1, whole genome shotgun sequence DNA segment above includes these coding regions:
- the Slco4a1 gene encoding solute carrier organic anion transporter family member 4A1; this encodes MPQHGMGDKHFLSLPKHLLASASSATDSGCDTPPSSRASPASLRSAHSPLDSSSQLLFKPQAEKRNSQIAREVKYKSAGPKNTLCGWRAFTPQCLQVFNTPKGFLFFLCAASFLQGMIVNGFINTVITSIEQRFDLHSYQSGLIASSYDIAACLCLTFVSYFGGQGHKPRWLGWGVLVLGIGSLVFALPHFTAGHYEVKMDEKVGTGACLGNGSHVECMDSGLSSYRLVFMLGQLLHGVGATPLYTLGVTYLDENVKSNYSPIYIAIFYTAAILGPAAGYLIGGAMLNIYTDLSQRTELTTDSPLWVGAWWIGFVGAGIIAFLIAIPILGYPRQLPGSQRYVVMRTTETQQLKDHGHRAVSNPAFGKTVRDLPLSIWLLLRNPTFILLCLAGATEATLIAGMSTFGPKFFEAQFSLSASEAATLFGYLVVPAGGGGTLLGGFLVNRFKLRGSGIIRFCLFCTLTSLLAFFVFLMHCPNMPMAGVTTSYFGSPLPKGHLDLRAACNAIYCCQPEHYSPLCGSDGIVYYSACFAGCPAGAETGPDGQKIFRGCSCVLEKVSSGLGNATAGKCTSTCQRKPLLLALVFVVIIFTFLSSIPALTATLRCVCDQQRSFALGIQWIVVRTLGSIPGPIAFGWVIDKACLLWQDQCGHQGSCFVYQNEAMSRYMLIAGLTFKVLGFLFFVTAYFLYKSPSVSSDALEASLPSQSSASDNPTEQLQSNV